GGATCCAATGTTGAATTCCGTAGACGTCCGCCCATGCGCATGACGTCGTTCTCCAGGTATGGCGTCAGCGTCGTCATACGAAGCATAGCTGCCAGTGATCTTCCAGCCTTCAGTGTGTTGATTTCCCGTTCGAAATATCGCTGTTGGGTGTACTTAACCCAAAACAGTCTTCCGTCCTCTATTTCCGTTGTTCCGAGTTGTGGAGAATCCGGTATTGGTTGTCCCTTAAATTTGTTTACTGCTCGATTCACCCAGGCTGTGATTCGAGCTACCTTGTTCCATGACGAAATCCGGTTGATCAGTGCATCTTCGTCGACAATGTGCACTGGATATGAGCTGGTGGTGGGTGGTTTCGCCTCCGTTGCCACCACTGATGCTAATTCCGATGTGGATGCTAATTCCGAtgatgctgctacccattGTTCTGGTGGTTGGACAAGCCATGATGGTCCAGTCCACCAGAGATGATGCTCCCCCAATTCTGTTGGTGATATTTTTCTCGATGCGCagtccgctggattctacttCCCGTTGATGTGATTCCACTTGGCAGAGGGCAGGGTATCTTGGATCTTGAGAACCCTGTTCTGCACAAAGTCCTTCCACCGTGATGGATCTCCGTTGATCCATGCGATGGCTACTGATGAGACGCTCCATAAGTAGAGCTCCGCATCCTCAAGTTCCAGAGCTCGCTGTACATAGGCCATTAGATTTGTGACCATGACAGCTGCCGTGAGCTCCAGCCGTGGAATGGTCATCTTCTTGAGGGGAGCCACCTTGGTTTTGGCACAGACCATGTTGACGTTGGCTCCCGATGATGCTGACCAGGAGCGAAGATAGACCGATGCACCCATTGCTAGGGTCGATGCATCCGCAAATCCGTGTAGTTGTAGTTCCTATCCCGATGAAAGATGTAGCCATCGTGGTATTGAAAGGCTGCTCAGCCGTTGAAGTTCCTCCCTGAAACTTCTCCACCGTTTTGCATGTGTCATTGGTATTTGCTCGTCCCAGTCGAGTTTAAGCAGCCATAATTCTTGTATAAATATTTCTGCCGTGATGATGACCGGTGCTATAAGTCCCAAAGGATCGTAAATTTGCGCAATCTCGGACAGGATTACGCGTTTGGTGATGGTGTCTCCGCTGAAGTTCCTTGTCTTGAAGTGGAACGTGTCTGTCTGAGGCTGCCAGCAGAGGCCCAGCACTTTCACTGATGATTCCCCGAATTTGATGGTTGGAGCTGATTCTGCTGATATTCCGCGTCGTCCGAGTGTCCGTGGCGCGTTGCTGCACCATTTCTGCAGTGGCATGCCGCCCGCCATGCAGGGTCCGATTAGATCCTTAATTATTCTTTCTAAATCCGGTTCGGTTTCTGCACCTCCGTAGATATCGTCAACATATCGCCCCCGTGCGAACGTTGATAACGCCAAAGGAAATCGATGACCTTCATCGACTGCCAGCTGCTTCAGCACCCGAAGAGACAGCCAAGGTGCACAGCTGGTCCCGTAGGTGACCGTTGTTAATTGATATTCAATGATCTGGCCGTCGTCGTCCTTCCAAAAGATTCGTTGATAGTCCCAATCATCCTGATGGACGCGAATCTGGCGGAACATTTTCTCTATGTCCGCTCCGAAGACCAACCGATGCCGACGAAGCCAGATGAGGACGTCAGAGCATTCCGTTTGTAGTTTCGGTCCTGAATGAAGAATATCATTCAGTGACACTCCCGTAGAGCTTCGATGTGAAGCGTCGAATACGACTCTTAATTTGGTCGTCGTGCTATCTGGTCTGAGCACTCCGTGATGAGGCAAGTAGTATGCCTGACGTGTCTCTGACGTCGATGGTGCCCGTTGCATGTGATCCAAGGCCTCATACTCCTCAATGAATTTCCGGTATAGAGTGTGAGCCTCTGGATCTGCCGCCAATCGCCTGTTGAGCTTCTGTAAGCGAATCCGAGCCGTCGATGCTGTATCCCCTAGGACGGCAGGCGACGATTTAAACGGTAGACGTACTGTATACCGTCCCGTTGCGTCTCTTCTATGAGTTTCTAAAAAATGCTGCTCGCATTCTGCGTCAGCCTTGCTCATTACCGTTGATACAGTATCCAGTATTTCTTCCTGCGTCCAGAACTTCTTTAAGCAGTCCAATAGTTGTTGATTGATGGTCCGTGTGGTCACCCTCAGTCACCTCTTCTTAGCACAGCCTGTACAGCAGACTGGCCCCGATACTACCCAGCCAAACGAATGTCTGCTGGGCTATGAGACCCGTTCCGTTGTATCTCATAATTCCGTCCGTGATAATTTTCCCGTAGAAATCAGCTCCGATGATTATGTCAATGGCCCCAGGTTGTTGGAATTTCCGATCCGCCAAATTGAGTTCCCATAGCTCCTGGGGAGTCCGTGTGTCACAAGCGAATGGTGGGATCTTTGCCGGGAGCTTACTCATGATGTGGGCTTCCAAGTTGAACAACGCAGTAGGATTATGTTTCGGTTGTAAATCGAATGACACAACCCCACGCGTGCTTCCCGAGGAAGTTTCTCCGATGCCGATaattgataatgatgatgacctCCGTTTTAGTTGCAGTTGATTGACCAAGCGCTCAGATACCAATGACACTTCTGAGCCTTGGTCGATGAGGATCCTTGCTGGCCTTGAATATCCCTGGTGATTCAGGGCAGTAACCATTGCCGTTGCCAAGACGACCAGTTGATTTTTCCGCTGACAGCTCTGTTGAGCTTCCAAGACGTTGCGTGTGTCCACCTGATGAACCGGTTGCGGTTCCGAGTGATGTTGATCCCCGTGGTGATTGTCCTGTTGCTGTTCCGATTGTGGTTCCTCTTCATGAGGCATGGCTTCTACACGGGATGGTTGTCTGAATTGATTTTCCGCCGAATGTAGATGATCACCAGAATGTTGCTTTGCCGATAGATTTTCCGAATGGTGGTACACTTCCGTTTGATCAGACTCCCCCGAAATGAGTCTGGGAGGTCGTCGACCTCTTCCCCGATGGTGTTGCGCCGTGTTGTAGGTCTTGACGTGATGCTGGTCCCGGTAGTTCGTTGACAGGATCCGCTGTGATGTTCGCTCCGGCTCCCGTGATGTTGTTGTCTCCTGTCAACGTACACAGCGGTTAATGTAGCCATATTTATTatagtgaataataaaatgctaCTTAACCGCTCGTGCTTGGCTCCGATGATGTGCTGGCCTTTGTTGACGGTTCCGGTAGATCATGCCTCCTTTCATGTATGAGTGTGTGGTGCAACCCGTTGCAATGCCGACACCTCCTGGTGCTCTTGCATTTGGTTGCCGGATAAGGCCCCAAGCAATTGTAACAGAGTCCCTCGTCAACTAGGAACTGCCTCTTTTGGACGGCATTCATGCCGAAGAACTTGGTGCACTCGGGTCCAATCCAGTGTGGCCCTCCGCAGGCCACACATGTCGTCTTCTTGCTTGAGGCTCCCTTAGAGGCCTCTGATGGTCGTCCCGATGAAGTTCCGTGGTAGGCCTTTGCCGACTGTTTTGGCCTTTCCGAACTCCATTTCTCCCCTTCCcgctcaattttttcccaggCCCTTGCTCGGGCCCTGAGAAACTCGAGAAAACTCTCCAGCTGCGGGGGATCCGTGGAGTCTCCCAGCTTAAGCTCCCAGTCCTGACTGGACTTCCGATCCAGAGCCCTTGTGATGAGATGACAGACCATGATGTCCCACGTATCTGTTGGAGCTCCGAGATTTTTAAGTGCCGTCAATGATTCCGTCACTGCGTCGATGACCTGAAGGAGACTCTTGGAGGACAGCTCCTTCACCTCCTTGAGCTTCAGTAACCGATTGAGATGAGCTGCCATTATCAGCCTTGGGTTCTCGTACCGAACTACGAGTTTTTTCCAAGCTGTCTCATAATGGGCAGCTCCCGTTCCGATGTTTGTGATGAGCTCCGCTGCCGATCCCTTTAGGGCCTTCCTCAGCCTTATCATCTTGTCCAGGTCCGAATAGCCGGTCTGGCTATGGAGAAGTGATACGAAGGCGTCGTGGAAGTTTCTCCACTCCGAGTAGGTGCCGTGGAACTCCGGCACCTGTAGTCTTTCCAGATGGCTAATTGAGGATCCGTGATTGTTGCCCGAACCCCGTTGTGGTAAGCTAGCTGTTCTGCGGCCTAGCTCTTCCATCGCTTTCCTGTAGATTCTGTCCGCCTGGGCAAACATATCTTCGGCGAAGTAGGGGTGATCCATCACCTCTTCGCTCAACTTCTCAATTAGCTTCTCGTGTTAGGCCGAGAACTTGGACCACGTGTCCCCTACCACGGTCCGATGAGTTTGGAGTTCATCATAGCGAAGAGCTCGTGCTTCTTCGCTGCCGAGTTTTTCAATAATCTCCCGAAGAGACCTCATCCGGGTCAGTTGGATTCCGATCCGATTCTCCACGCTGCTTGGCCAGGGTGTGATGGACCTCCTAGTTTTGGTAACCGGCTCCGACTCCGGTTCCCTGAAGGAGGCCTCCTCCTATGCGTTGCCGAGAGTTTCCGTTCCGGGGTTTTCCGAAGTTCCCAACGATGCGAGCATCCTGTCGTTTTCCTCCATCATGGTGGTCCACAATGGTGgtctttaattttaatttaaattgtatTAAATTTGGACCCAACTGAATGTCTATCCCTTACTTGATGTGTAGCGCATGCGTTGACACGGGACGTTTGAGATGGTTGACTTACCGATCGGCGTTGGTAAGTATTTACCGACTGTGGATGATATGCCGCCGATGTGTTACCGACCGCCTCGTCAATCGATAACGCGCTCGATATTGAGTTGAGCGGCCGGGGTGGTCGACCTTGGTACCTCTCGTGGAATCCGACGTAAACAAAGCCCGTTGCTGTTGTCCCGTGCGTAATCCCTTGAGGAATTTGGCCGATGTCCTCGATGAGCCCGTGGGGTCTATGATGTGGGCCCCGTAGATTAACGCGTGGCCGGCGTCCCTTTTCCCACGTTGAATTTTCCGATGTACACTTCACACACTTCACTCCcgaatccggctcgaaggaccaatggcgtactgaccatcgtaacgatccagagatcgatcgtgacctctcgttacgatggtcaaaGGTGATTGGCCAAGGTCATCGGGTTGGTCATCCTGATGTTTGACCGCGGGATTTTGAACAATTATTTCTGAATGACGATATTCTCTTCCATGTTTCAGTGATTTTGTTGCttattttagtttattttgtttttttttcactcatttgcaTACTTGTTTGCACGAAAATGcataaacaaaattgaaaatggcgGATTTcgtactaattttttttttcagagcgAAAGGGAAAGCCGTGAGAATGCCTCGCTCTCTGGCTCACTACCTCCAGCACAAATGGCACCAGCCGAAGTGGCACCAGTCCAAGTGGCACCAGTCCAAGTGCCTCCAGCCCAGATGCCACCAGCACAAGTGCCACCAGCACAAGTGCCACCAGCACAAGTGCCATCAGCCCAGATGCCACCAGCACAGGTCCGCAGCAGTCTGCTGCAAATTCCCCACGGCTACCGTCGTACGGATCATATCCATCGGCTGATGGAGAATTTGCAGCAACAAATGGATGTTCTGCAAAGGCAGGCTGAAGAAGCCGATAAAGAGGATGGACGAGGAGCAGGACAACAAGAGATCGGACGAGGAAGAGAGTAATGGGCAGGACGCGGAAGAGAACAAGGAGCTGGTGGAGGAAGAGGACAAGGGGCAGGGCGAGGAAGCAGGGGACCAGAGAGGAAGAatcgaggaggaaaaaaaaggagaagcgGGATGCAGCGTAAGTGGTgtttacacacacacacacaggcACACACATTCATCTTTCCCGGCTACATCATTTATGTAATATCTGTTGCCTGCTTGTTAATTGTAATAACCTTTCCCCTTCAGCTATTGGAAatcacaatattttcaatccaGGAATGATCGTCCAGGTCCTCCACCTCCTCCTGGAGTAGGTCAAGGCATGTTTGGCAAAGGCTCAgtgttttatttcaattgtggATAAAATACTGAGTCTTGCTTTTATTAGCTCCTACCCTCTCTGATATCATagcatatttttcatattttcttaGATCCAAGTAAGTCTCAATTGCCCCATttccttgaaatttaattaataatcaatatttttaactttatttctctctttcaGGTTTTCATATCTATATATTAAGGCGCCTCACCagtattataaattaaatggCTGAGCGAATGGATTCCTTTGCGTACTTGAACCTTAAATACTTTAAATTTAGTTagttattatataaaaaaatgttaaaaacttataataatgttaaaaataacaaaaaaaaacaaaaaatgaatgttaaaatactaatgtaaaaaaatgttgtaaaaacATGGAAAAAAACGTACTTTTACACACTGTGACGAGGCAACAAACCTTAAAGGTTATGTtaacacccccccccctccgcaCGGCCCCTATTCTATTCTATTAGTATTTACTCATTCGTTTGCACACCGTTGGAGAACCTCTTCCCATAAGtccttccccctcccccgatCCCCTACTCACCGGGCTCGGACAGGGCGAGAACCGTCGGAGAGAATCACCACTGGAGGATAGGATGACGTAGGTcttccccctccttcccgcggtccgcTACTCATCACGCTCACGCTCAAGGAGGAAGTGGATGACgtagcgcccccccccccccgccgcagtcccctgttcaACACGCGACTCAGGACAatgggcgcacacgcacgttgcATAGTGCGTCTCCCCGCCGCCCCTCGGCCCACGAAGACgcccacaagcatcgatcggtTGATCAGGGGAAGGCGAATATTACACCCCGGAAATGGACGAATATAggccgaggacccccgaatacttcgAGGAGATCCTAGAGCGGCTAATCGATCCCCACTCGTCGTTCAGCTGTCGCTAAGAGCAGTACattgtttttcaataattaataaaatcaatcGCGGAAAGATAGTCAAGTGACCCAGGATCGCCCGAGTTCAAAGAGAGGCTCTTCTGGACCCGGCTCAATCCCACAGACCCCCGGAAATGGGTGGACACCCCCTAAAAAAAACCCAGAGAGGAAAACCGGGGAAAATCAGGACAACATCATTGGCCGAGTGAGTACCTTTTCTTTCCCCTCATTACCCAGCGGCATCATTTCCCCCAGTTACGTTTCCCAgaacccctccaacggtgGTAATTCACATTGTTCTTTCTTTAGATCAATaagatcattattattattgtttatattACTGTTATTGGT
The DNA window shown above is from Diachasmimorpha longicaudata isolate KC_UGA_2023 unplaced genomic scaffold, iyDiaLong2 ctg00000106.1, whole genome shotgun sequence and carries:
- the LOC135171808 gene encoding uncharacterized protein LOC135171808; the encoded protein is MSERESRENASLSGSLPPAQMAPAEVAPVQVAPVQVPPAQMPPAQVPPAQVPPAQVPSAQMPPAQVRSSLLQIPHGYRRTDHIHRLMENLQQQMDVLQRQAEEADKEDGRGAGQQEIGRGRE